A DNA window from Vigna angularis cultivar LongXiaoDou No.4 chromosome 1, ASM1680809v1, whole genome shotgun sequence contains the following coding sequences:
- the LOC108319730 gene encoding uncharacterized protein LOC108319730, translating to MNPSKPNNTRIDIEPSNRRVSFAENNPDEELSSHQHQSLNNTVPLLLQPSYARSKSMIFDELRNFRISLKWCALDHSSCVGKLISYVTFIFFTILVPLLTSIFVEIPSSAPEDDPFSFNKLVQLPESALAIISFFTISSFFRRYGLRQLLFLDALQEDTNYVRRGYTRELEKAFRYLTYIILPSFLVELVHKIIFFSAVKISGPDIRPGFPLNSIVFVLMLVCWVYRTGVFLLVCVLFRLTCELQKLRFEGVHKLFEGCGSEAGVIFKEHVRIRRQLWVTSHRYRFFIIGCVVTITVSQLGALLLVLASNSHKTFFNSGDLVICSAVQLSGFFMCILGAARITHRAQGIVAIATRWHMLVTTASAESEHCKSQVSEGLASDTDSDDSSNIHVSVIPPQLSSFQTRQTLITYLQHNHGGITVYGYSLDRGLLHTLFAFEFSLVLWILSKVVVLSK from the exons ATGAATCCTTCCAAACCCAACAACACAAGGATTGACATTGAACCATCGAACAGAAGAGTGTCTTTTGCTGAAAACAACCCAGATGAAGAACTGTCATCCCACCAGCACCAATCCTTAAATAACACTGTTCCCTTGCTCCTACAGCCATCATATGCGAGATCAAAGTCCATGATCTTCGATGAACTGCGGAACTTTCGCATCAGCCTCAAGTGGTGTGCCCTTGACCACTCTTCATGCGTTGGAAAACTCATATCCTATGTcactttcatcttcttcaccatcctTGTCCCTCTTCTCACGTCTATCTTCGTTGAAATCCCTTCCTCCGCACCAGAAGATGACCCCTTCTCCTTCAACAAGCTTGTTCAACTGCCCGAATCTGCCCTCGCCATTATTTCCTTCTTTACAATCTCCAGTTTCTTCAGAAG GTATGGGCTTAGGCAGCTTCTGTTCCTAGACGCTTTGCAAGAAGACACAAACTATGTTCGACGCGGGTACACACGGGAGCTTGAGAAGGCTTTCAGATACTTGACATACATAATCCTACCTTCCTTCTTGGTGGAGCTTGTCCACAAGATTATATTCTTTTCCGCAGTTAAGATCTCAGGCCCAGACATACGACCTGGGTTCCCTCTGAACTCAATAGTGTTTGTGTTGATGCTGGTGTGTTGGGTTTACAGAACTGGGGTGTTCCTGTTGGTATGCGTGCTCTTCAGACTCACATGTGAGCTTCAAAAGCTTAGGTTTGAAGGTGTACACAAGCTGTTTGAAGGGTGTGGGTCAGAGGCAGGGGTCATATTCAAAGAGCATGTCAGGATCAGGAGGCAGTTGTGGGTTACAAGTCACAGGTATAGATTCTTCATAATTGGATGTGTCGTTACCATCACTGTTAGTCAGCTCGGTGCTCTGCTTCTTGTTTTGGCTTCCAACTCTCACAAGACCTTCTTCAATTCTGGTGACCTTGTG ATTTGTTCAGCAGTGCAACTGAGTGGCTTCTTCATGTGCATTTTGGGAGCAGCGAGAATCACACACAGAGCACAAGGAATAGTCGCAATTGCCACAAGATGGCACATGCTGGTCACCACTGCATCTGCTGAATCAGAGCATTGCAAATCTCAGGTGTCTGAGGGCCTCGCTAGTGACACTGATTCTGATGATTCCTCCAACATACACGTATCAGTCATCCCACCACAACTTTCGTCTTTCCAAACCCGACAAACCTTAA TAACATATTTACAGCATAATCACGGGGGAATAACGGTATATGGGTATTCACTTGATCGAGGATTGCTTCATACTCTGTTTGCCTTCGAGTTTTCCCTAGTGCTATGGATTCTTAGTAAGGTGGTTGTCCTGTCCAAATAA